Proteins encoded by one window of Shewanella avicenniae:
- a CDS encoding 1,4-dihydroxy-2-naphthoyl-CoA synthase: MSRFVSDIFDADLWDEVPGFEFEDITYHRAKAHGTVRIAIDRPDCLNAFRPKTVDELYIALDHARQWSDVGSVLLTGNGPSKKGQWSFSSGGDQRIRGKDGYKYEGAEAGKADIARMGRLHILEVQRLIRFMPKVVIAVVPGWAVGGGHSLHVVCDLTLASKEHAIFKQTDPDVASFDSGYGSAYLAKMIGQKRAREIFFCGFNYSADEAFDMGMVNRSIPHAELEVEALRWAKEINFKSPTAMRMLKYGFNLPDDGLVGQQLFAGEATRLAYGTAEAEEGRDAFLEKRDQDFSKFPWHY, translated from the coding sequence ATGTCTCGTTTTGTATCCGATATTTTTGATGCCGACCTTTGGGATGAAGTCCCTGGGTTTGAGTTCGAAGATATTACTTATCACCGCGCTAAGGCCCACGGCACAGTGCGCATTGCCATTGACCGTCCCGATTGTTTAAACGCTTTTCGTCCTAAAACGGTTGATGAGCTTTATATCGCACTCGACCATGCGCGCCAGTGGTCAGATGTAGGCAGTGTACTCTTAACCGGTAACGGGCCATCGAAGAAAGGCCAATGGTCATTCTCTTCGGGTGGTGATCAGCGCATTCGCGGTAAAGATGGTTATAAGTATGAAGGTGCTGAAGCGGGTAAAGCAGATATCGCCCGAATGGGACGGTTACATATTCTAGAAGTGCAGCGCTTGATCCGCTTTATGCCGAAAGTAGTGATCGCTGTTGTGCCGGGGTGGGCCGTTGGCGGTGGCCACAGTTTACATGTGGTGTGCGATTTAACCTTGGCATCAAAAGAGCACGCTATTTTCAAACAAACAGATCCAGATGTCGCCAGCTTTGACTCTGGTTACGGTAGTGCGTATTTGGCGAAAATGATTGGCCAAAAGCGCGCACGGGAAATCTTCTTCTGTGGTTTTAACTATAGTGCTGATGAAGCGTTTGATATGGGCATGGTTAACCGTTCCATCCCACACGCTGAGTTAGAAGTAGAAGCGCTGCGCTGGGCCAAAGAGATCAACTTTAAGAGTCCAACGGCAATGCGCATGTTGAAGTATGGTTTCAACTTGCCAGATGATGGTTTAGTGGGTCAGCAGTTATTTGCCGGTGAAGCCACCCGTTTAGCCTACGGAACAGCAGAAGCAGAAGAGGGGCGCGATGCCTTTCTTGAAAAGCGTGACCAAGACTTTTCAAAATTCCCTTGGCACTATTAA
- the cyoE gene encoding heme o synthase: MLKPYLNVTKPGIIMGNLISVAGGFFLASQGNVDWGLMFAAILGLSLVVASGCAINNCIDTDIDAKMRRTQKRVTVTGELSITHAFWFGVALGFAGFGILAVYTNAMATLFAVIGFVVYVGVYSLYMKRLSVYGTIVGSLSGAVPPVVGYCAVSGKFDAGAAILLLMFCLWQMPHSYAIAIFRYEDYKAAKIPVLPVVHGVEKAKLHIVAYVALFAVVSVLLPLTGYTGVAFMAVACSTSLWWLAMALRGYRKDVDINGWARQVFGFSIITITALSVTMALDFKEVTSQLFVQL; this comes from the coding sequence ATGCTGAAGCCTTATCTCAACGTCACCAAGCCCGGCATTATTATGGGTAATCTGATCTCTGTTGCTGGAGGCTTTTTCTTAGCTTCCCAAGGCAACGTGGATTGGGGTTTGATGTTTGCTGCAATTCTGGGGTTATCACTGGTGGTAGCATCAGGATGTGCAATCAATAACTGCATCGATACCGATATTGACGCCAAAATGCGCCGTACACAAAAGCGTGTAACGGTGACGGGTGAGTTATCTATTACTCACGCATTTTGGTTTGGTGTTGCGTTGGGATTCGCAGGTTTCGGCATCTTAGCTGTCTACACCAATGCGATGGCGACCTTGTTTGCTGTGATTGGTTTCGTGGTTTATGTCGGGGTTTATAGCCTCTACATGAAGCGCTTATCGGTTTACGGCACCATCGTAGGTAGCTTATCGGGAGCTGTACCGCCGGTTGTAGGCTACTGTGCGGTATCGGGTAAGTTTGATGCAGGTGCGGCAATTCTTCTGTTAATGTTTTGCCTATGGCAGATGCCTCACTCTTACGCGATTGCCATCTTCCGTTATGAAGATTATAAAGCTGCGAAAATCCCTGTGTTGCCCGTTGTACATGGCGTTGAAAAAGCGAAATTACACATCGTGGCCTATGTCGCCTTGTTTGCCGTGGTATCTGTGTTGTTACCGTTAACAGGGTACACAGGCGTCGCTTTTATGGCTGTGGCTTGTTCTACCAGTTTGTGGTGGTTAGCCATGGCATTACGTGGCTATCGTAAGGATGTCGATATCAATGGTTGGGCGCGCCAAGTGTTTGGTTTCTCAATCATCACCATCACCGCTTTGAGCGTCACAATGGCTCTCGACTTTAAAGAAGTCACTTCGCAGCTATTTGTACAGCTTTAA
- the cyoD gene encoding cytochrome o ubiquinol oxidase subunit IV has translation MSDLSHASHDEGHGSVKSYLIGFVLSVILTVIPFALVMTGAFSKPATIVTVVVFAVVQIIVHLKYFLHLDFTPTGKENTVAFLFSALIIGLVVGLSIWIIYSANALMMYM, from the coding sequence ATGAGCGATTTATCTCATGCATCCCATGACGAAGGTCATGGCAGCGTTAAGTCTTACCTGATCGGCTTTGTGCTATCAGTAATTCTTACCGTGATCCCATTTGCGTTAGTGATGACGGGTGCATTTTCAAAACCAGCAACAATCGTGACTGTAGTTGTGTTTGCCGTGGTGCAGATCATTGTGCATTTGAAGTATTTCTTGCACTTGGATTTCACCCCAACTGGCAAAGAAAATACCGTAGCGTTCCTGTTCTCGGCATTGATTATTGGTCTGGTGGTCGGTCTGTCCATCTGGATCATTTACAGTGCTAACGCTCTGATGATGTATATGTGA
- the cyoC gene encoding cytochrome o ubiquinol oxidase subunit III: MSSVSQAIDAHEHHDHHDTGKNTLFGFWLYLMTDCLLFASVFATYAVLYMNTAGGVSGHDIFELDYVAVETAALLLSSITYGFAMIAAHKQNRSATLGWLAITFVLGAIFIGMEINEFHHLIVNGNGPDRSAFLSSFFALVGMHGLHVTAGLIWMAIMMVEVVKRGLGSRTVTRLGCLSMFWHFLDVIWICVFTVVYLLGVV, translated from the coding sequence ATGAGCAGCGTAAGTCAAGCAATTGATGCTCATGAGCATCATGATCATCACGATACAGGCAAAAACACATTATTTGGTTTTTGGCTCTACTTGATGACCGACTGCCTGTTGTTCGCGTCAGTATTTGCAACATATGCAGTACTGTACATGAACACTGCAGGTGGCGTTTCAGGTCACGATATTTTTGAGCTGGACTATGTGGCTGTAGAAACCGCAGCCCTGTTGCTCAGTAGTATCACTTACGGCTTTGCCATGATTGCTGCACACAAGCAGAATCGCTCAGCAACCTTGGGTTGGTTGGCTATTACCTTTGTGCTGGGTGCAATCTTCATCGGGATGGAAATTAATGAGTTCCATCACCTGATTGTGAATGGTAATGGTCCAGACCGTAGTGCGTTCCTATCTTCATTCTTTGCTCTGGTAGGTATGCACGGTTTGCACGTAACCGCAGGTCTTATCTGGATGGCCATTATGATGGTTGAAGTGGTTAAACGTGGTTTAGGTAGCCGTACCGTGACCCGTTTGGGCTGCTTAAGCATGTTCTGGCACTTCTTGGATGTTATCTGGATCTGTGTATTTACCGTTGTTTACTTGTTGGGGGTAGTGTAA
- the cyoB gene encoding cytochrome o ubiquinol oxidase subunit I, with protein sequence MSLLGKLSIDAVPYHEPIVMGTLAGVGIIGALVVFLLTKYKLWLPLWRDWITSVDHKRLGIMYITLAMIMLIRGFADAIMMRTQLALATNGNTGYLPPEHYDQIFSAHGVIMIIFMAMPFMVGLMNIVVPLQIGARDVAFPFLNNLSFWLTAGGAILINISLGVGEFAKTGWVAYPPLSELTFSPGVGVDYYIWALQISGLGTLLTGVNFLVTVFKCRAPSMKLMQMPVFTWACTWANILIVASFPILTAALGLLTLDRYLDFHFFTNEGGGNAMMYINLFWAWGHPEVYILILPAFGIFSEVVATFSSKRLFGYTSMIVANGAISVLGFIVWLHHFFTMGSGANVNAFFGVMTMIIAVPTGVKLFNWLFTMYRGRVRITVPIMWTLGFMTTFTIGGMTGVLLAVPGADFVLHNSLFLIAHFHNTILGGAVFGYLAGFAYWFPKAMGFHLNEKYGKRAFWGWLIGFYVAFMPLYVLGFLGMTRRLNHTDNPDWNIWLYIACVGAFIILFGIVSQLQQLFVSFRDRKQNMDTTGDPWGARTLEWQTSSPPQFYNFAKIPEVHDIDAFMDAKEKGTAYKKEAKYEPIHMPKNTSAGVLIGGALTVMSFALIWHIWWLAGVSFVAAIVFFIMRAYDNDVDYYVQPDEIEKIEDAFVKGASEVKA encoded by the coding sequence ATGTCTTTATTAGGTAAACTTTCGATTGATGCGGTTCCGTATCACGAACCCATTGTTATGGGAACCTTGGCCGGTGTTGGTATCATTGGTGCTTTGGTTGTATTTCTACTAACCAAGTACAAGTTGTGGCTGCCTTTGTGGCGCGACTGGATTACCTCCGTAGACCATAAACGTCTAGGTATTATGTACATCACACTGGCCATGATCATGCTGATCCGTGGTTTTGCTGATGCCATCATGATGCGTACTCAATTGGCCTTGGCAACTAACGGTAATACTGGTTACTTGCCACCTGAACACTATGACCAAATCTTTAGTGCGCACGGCGTTATCATGATCATCTTTATGGCGATGCCATTCATGGTGGGTCTGATGAACATCGTGGTGCCATTGCAGATTGGTGCGCGTGACGTAGCCTTCCCGTTCCTGAACAACCTGAGCTTCTGGTTGACCGCTGGTGGCGCAATCCTCATCAACATCTCTTTAGGTGTGGGCGAGTTTGCTAAGACTGGTTGGGTGGCTTATCCACCATTGTCAGAGCTGACATTCAGTCCTGGCGTTGGCGTTGACTACTACATCTGGGCATTGCAGATTTCAGGCCTTGGGACTTTGCTAACGGGTGTTAACTTCTTGGTGACGGTATTCAAGTGCCGCGCGCCTAGCATGAAGTTAATGCAGATGCCGGTATTTACTTGGGCATGTACTTGGGCAAACATCCTGATTGTGGCGTCATTCCCTATTTTGACTGCTGCACTGGGTCTGCTAACACTTGACCGTTACCTCGATTTCCACTTCTTCACTAACGAAGGTGGTGGTAACGCGATGATGTATATCAACCTGTTCTGGGCATGGGGTCACCCTGAGGTGTACATCCTAATCCTGCCAGCGTTTGGTATCTTCTCTGAAGTGGTAGCTACATTCAGCTCTAAGCGTCTATTTGGTTATACCTCAATGATCGTGGCTAACGGTGCCATTTCGGTACTGGGCTTCATCGTATGGTTGCACCACTTCTTTACCATGGGTTCAGGAGCCAACGTTAACGCCTTCTTCGGCGTAATGACGATGATTATTGCGGTGCCGACCGGGGTGAAACTGTTTAACTGGTTGTTCACTATGTACCGCGGTCGTGTACGTATCACCGTGCCTATCATGTGGACCTTGGGCTTCATGACCACCTTTACTATCGGTGGTATGACAGGCGTATTGTTGGCCGTACCCGGTGCTGACTTCGTATTGCACAACAGCTTGTTCTTGATTGCTCACTTCCATAACACCATCTTGGGTGGTGCGGTATTTGGCTACTTGGCTGGCTTCGCATACTGGTTCCCTAAAGCGATGGGCTTCCACCTGAATGAGAAATACGGTAAGCGTGCGTTCTGGGGCTGGTTGATCGGTTTCTACGTTGCCTTTATGCCTCTGTACGTGTTGGGCTTCTTGGGTATGACTCGTCGTTTGAACCATACCGATAACCCTGATTGGAACATCTGGTTGTATATCGCTTGTGTGGGTGCCTTCATCATCCTGTTCGGTATCGTATCGCAACTGCAACAACTGTTTGTTTCGTTCCGCGACCGTAAGCAAAACATGGATACCACCGGTGACCCATGGGGTGCTCGTACCTTGGAATGGCAGACTTCGTCGCCGCCACAATTCTACAACTTCGCCAAAATCCCAGAAGTGCATGACATTGATGCCTTTATGGACGCGAAAGAGAAAGGTACTGCTTACAAGAAAGAAGCTAAGTATGAGCCTATCCATATGCCAAAGAACACCTCTGCTGGTGTGTTGATTGGTGGTGCGCTCACCGTAATGAGCTTTGCATTGATTTGGCACATTTGGTGGTTAGCTGGCGTATCTTTTGTCGCGGCAATCGTATTCTTCATCATGCGTGCTTATGACAATGATGTGGATTACTACGTACAACCAGATGAAATTGAAAAGATTGAAGATGCCTTTGTGAAAGGTGCTTCGGAGGTGAAGGCATGA
- the cyoA gene encoding ubiquinol oxidase subunit II, which produces MFIRSLSKFALAALALVLSGCEGGVLDPKGHVGVQEKELIIIATVLMLLVVIPVIFMTLYFAWKYREGRDEVYMPNWAHSTKIESVVWTIPIIIVIILGTITWKTTHELDPYKPLEDANGTQLDHMVVEVVSLNWKWLFIYPEQGIATVNELVFPKDVPVQFKITSDSTMNSFFIPQLGSQIYSMAGMETKLHLIANHAGTYDGFSANYSGAGFTGMKFKAIATETDADFNSWVAKVKSSGTPLNPHSYEKLAEESENHPVEYFGTVTDGLFHQIVMKYMQHYNDWGKGGNKHGEGMEHGEHNGAKASEEMPQMHHSADHAAAHGEA; this is translated from the coding sequence GTGTTTATTCGTAGCCTAAGTAAGTTCGCTTTAGCAGCCTTAGCATTAGTGCTTTCTGGCTGTGAGGGTGGTGTGCTAGACCCTAAAGGTCATGTAGGTGTGCAGGAAAAAGAGCTGATCATCATCGCTACTGTGTTGATGTTATTAGTGGTTATTCCTGTAATTTTCATGACGCTGTATTTCGCTTGGAAATACCGCGAAGGTCGTGATGAAGTCTATATGCCTAACTGGGCACACTCCACAAAGATTGAGTCAGTTGTTTGGACGATCCCAATCATCATCGTCATCATTCTGGGCACTATTACCTGGAAAACGACCCATGAGTTGGATCCGTACAAGCCTCTGGAAGATGCTAACGGTACTCAGCTTGACCACATGGTGGTTGAAGTTGTGTCGCTTAACTGGAAATGGTTGTTTATCTATCCAGAACAAGGGATTGCTACCGTGAATGAATTGGTATTCCCTAAGGATGTACCGGTTCAGTTTAAGATTACTTCTGACTCCACCATGAATTCGTTCTTTATTCCGCAGTTGGGTAGTCAAATCTATTCAATGGCAGGTATGGAGACCAAACTTCATCTTATTGCCAACCACGCTGGTACGTATGATGGCTTCTCAGCCAACTATAGCGGCGCGGGTTTTACCGGTATGAAGTTTAAGGCTATTGCGACCGAAACTGATGCTGATTTCAACAGTTGGGTAGCTAAAGTGAAGTCTAGTGGTACTCCGCTGAATCCTCACAGCTATGAGAAGTTGGCAGAGGAAAGTGAAAATCACCCCGTAGAATATTTTGGTACTGTGACTGATGGCCTGTTCCACCAGATCGTCATGAAGTATATGCAGCACTATAACGACTGGGGCAAAGGCGGCAACAAGCACGGCGAAGGAATGGAGCACGGTGAGCATAATGGTGCAAAAGCATCAGAAGAAATGCCGCAGATGCATCATTCAGCTGATCATGCCGCAGCTCACGGGGAGGCGTAG
- the glmS gene encoding glutamine--fructose-6-phosphate transaminase (isomerizing) has protein sequence MCGIVGAVAQRDVTEILLEGLKRLEYRGYDSAGVAVIHQGELQRTRRVGKVQELVNALDEQPLPGGTGIAHTRWATHGEPSERNAHPHQSAGDIAVVHNGIIENHAELREQLQALGYQFESDTDTEVIGHLVHHELKSNNSLLAAVQATVKQLEGAYGTVVIDRRDSERMVVARSGSPLVVGFGLGENFVASDIMALLPVTRKFAYLEEGDVAEITRRSVSIFDAAGNAVTREAKETEVSHDTGDKGEYRHYMLKEIHEQPLALARTLDQRISSGKVIADAFGDNAEALLKDIRHVQIIACGTSYHAAMTARYWLEQWAGVSCNVEIASEFRYRKSFTFPNSLLVTISQSGETADTLAALRLAKEMGYKASLTICNVPGSSLVRESDMAYMMKAGAEIGVASTKAFTVQLAGLLMLTAVIGRNNGMGSDVEAAMVHSLQSLPAKVEQTLALDEAIAALAEDFADKSHALFLGRGEQYPIAMEGALKLKEISYIHAEAYASGELKHGPLALIDADMPVIVVAPNNELLEKLKSNVEEVRARGGLMYVFADVDAKFRSDDTMKVIPVPHCDEFIAPIIYTLPLQLLSYHVALIKGTDVDQPRNLAKSVTVE, from the coding sequence ATGTGTGGAATCGTCGGTGCTGTTGCACAACGTGACGTAACAGAAATTTTGCTAGAAGGACTCAAGCGCCTCGAATATCGCGGTTATGATTCTGCTGGTGTTGCCGTGATTCATCAAGGCGAACTTCAACGCACTCGTCGGGTGGGTAAAGTACAAGAGCTTGTTAATGCTCTAGACGAGCAACCATTGCCCGGTGGCACTGGTATTGCGCACACTCGTTGGGCGACTCACGGTGAACCAAGCGAACGCAACGCGCACCCACATCAATCTGCCGGGGATATCGCCGTAGTGCATAACGGTATTATTGAAAACCACGCCGAGCTGCGCGAACAACTGCAGGCTTTGGGTTATCAGTTTGAATCAGATACTGACACTGAAGTTATCGGCCACCTTGTACACCATGAACTGAAATCTAATAATTCTTTGCTCGCTGCAGTTCAAGCCACTGTAAAACAGCTGGAAGGTGCTTATGGCACAGTCGTTATCGACCGTCGCGATAGTGAGCGTATGGTGGTTGCTCGTAGCGGCAGCCCGCTGGTGGTTGGTTTTGGTCTGGGTGAGAACTTTGTCGCTTCTGACATCATGGCACTGCTACCCGTTACCCGTAAGTTTGCTTATTTGGAAGAAGGCGATGTGGCCGAAATTACGCGCCGCAGTGTCAGCATCTTTGATGCCGCAGGTAATGCCGTTACTCGTGAAGCGAAAGAAACCGAAGTATCACACGACACGGGTGATAAAGGCGAATACCGCCATTACATGTTGAAAGAGATCCACGAACAGCCTTTAGCGCTGGCGCGTACGTTAGATCAGCGCATCAGCAGCGGTAAAGTGATTGCTGATGCGTTTGGTGATAATGCGGAAGCGTTGCTTAAAGATATCCGCCACGTGCAGATCATCGCTTGTGGTACCTCATACCATGCGGCGATGACCGCGCGTTACTGGTTGGAACAATGGGCGGGCGTATCATGTAACGTCGAGATTGCCTCCGAATTCCGCTATCGCAAGTCATTCACCTTCCCGAACAGCTTGTTAGTCACCATTTCTCAATCGGGCGAAACTGCAGATACTTTGGCAGCACTGCGCCTTGCCAAAGAGATGGGCTACAAAGCGTCGCTGACCATCTGTAACGTGCCTGGCTCCTCATTGGTGCGCGAGTCCGACATGGCCTACATGATGAAAGCGGGCGCTGAGATTGGCGTAGCATCCACTAAAGCCTTTACCGTGCAATTGGCGGGCTTGCTGATGTTGACCGCGGTCATTGGTCGTAACAATGGCATGGGCAGCGATGTAGAAGCTGCGATGGTGCACAGCCTGCAATCTCTGCCAGCCAAAGTGGAGCAAACCTTGGCTTTGGATGAAGCGATTGCTGCATTGGCAGAAGATTTTGCCGATAAGAGCCACGCGCTGTTCTTAGGTCGCGGCGAGCAATATCCGATAGCGATGGAAGGTGCGCTGAAGTTAAAAGAGATCTCGTATATTCATGCGGAAGCATACGCATCTGGCGAGTTGAAACACGGCCCTTTGGCACTGATTGATGCCGATATGCCGGTGATCGTGGTAGCGCCGAACAACGAGCTGCTGGAAAAACTCAAGTCTAACGTGGAGGAAGTACGTGCTCGTGGCGGCCTAATGTATGTGTTTGCCGATGTGGATGCCAAATTCCGTTCAGATGACACAATGAAGGTGATCCCTGTGCCGCACTGTGATGAATTTATCGCACCGATCATCTATACCCTGCCACTGCAGCTGTTGTCATACCATGTAGCGTTAATCAAAGGCACTGACGTGGACCAGCCGCGTAATTTAGCTAAATCAGTGACGGTGGAATGA
- a CDS encoding DeoR/GlpR family DNA-binding transcription regulator, with the protein MTKRNTQQRRRTIVERLNLTGEVSVEQLAAEFSTSEVTIRKDLAALEKDGLLLRRYGGAIPLPQEIAVAPASGPSANQLAIAAKAAELIRDHNRIIIDCGTTTLGLIPELNHKRGLVVMTNSLQLANAIHELEHEPTLLMTGGTWDPHSESFQGQMAEQVLRSYNFDQLFIGADGIDLERGTTTFNELTGLSKVMAEVSQQVIVMLEADKIQRRIPNLELPWGSIDILVTDNRLAADAANTIRARGIQLLLVDTVNN; encoded by the coding sequence ATGACCAAGCGCAATACCCAACAACGCCGCCGCACTATTGTGGAACGGCTCAATCTCACTGGTGAAGTCAGTGTCGAACAGTTGGCTGCCGAATTCAGTACTTCCGAAGTCACCATTCGCAAAGATCTCGCTGCGCTCGAAAAAGATGGCCTATTGCTACGCCGTTATGGTGGTGCCATCCCATTGCCGCAAGAGATTGCGGTTGCGCCAGCCAGTGGCCCATCCGCTAATCAACTCGCCATCGCCGCAAAAGCTGCCGAACTTATTCGCGATCACAACCGCATTATCATCGACTGTGGAACGACTACGCTGGGGTTAATTCCCGAACTGAACCATAAACGTGGCTTGGTGGTGATGACTAACTCCTTGCAATTAGCTAACGCGATTCATGAGTTGGAACATGAACCTACCTTATTGATGACCGGTGGTACTTGGGATCCTCACTCTGAGTCGTTTCAAGGGCAAATGGCTGAGCAGGTGCTGCGTTCTTACAATTTCGATCAACTGTTTATCGGTGCCGATGGTATTGACCTCGAGCGAGGTACCACCACGTTCAATGAGTTGACTGGCCTCAGTAAAGTGATGGCCGAAGTGTCACAGCAGGTCATTGTCATGCTCGAAGCCGACAAAATTCAACGTCGTATTCCCAACTTGGAACTTCCATGGGGGTCGATAGACATTCTCGTCACCGATAATCGTTTAGCCGCAGATGCCGCAAACACTATTCGTGCACGAGGTATCCAGTTGCTGCTGGTGGATACAGTTAACAATTAA
- the glmU gene encoding bifunctional UDP-N-acetylglucosamine diphosphorylase/glucosamine-1-phosphate N-acetyltransferase GlmU: MSLNVVILAAGKGTRMRSDLPKVLHKVAHKAMVQHVIDTAKSLNADSINLIYGYGGDKLQAAVNDSTLQWIEQAEQLGTGHAVAQVVPHISDDDSVLILYGDVPLIQTNTLQALLDARTTNGMALLTVKLDNPTGYGRIVRDNGQVVGIVEQKDANAEQLAINEVNSGIMVVPGKQLKAWLAKLDNNNAQGEFYLTDIVAMAHAEGVAIATAHPTHAIETEGANNRVQLATLERAYQARRAEELMLNGANLRDPARIDIRGDVTIGMDVMIDVNVIFEGIVVLGNNVTIGAGSILKDCQIADNAEIKPYSIIEGAKLGNAASAGPFARLRPGAELKTDAHVGNFVEMKKAVLGEGSKAGHLTYLGDAQIGSGVNIGAGTITCNYDGANKHLTVIEDGVFVGSDTQLVAPVTVGKNATLGAGSTITCDVGEDELVITRVKQRHIVGWPRPVKKKTS; the protein is encoded by the coding sequence ATGTCGCTCAATGTTGTCATTCTTGCTGCGGGTAAAGGGACTCGTATGCGCTCTGACTTACCGAAAGTGCTGCACAAGGTCGCTCATAAAGCGATGGTGCAACACGTGATCGATACCGCGAAGTCGCTCAATGCAGACAGCATAAATCTGATCTATGGCTATGGTGGCGACAAACTACAAGCTGCAGTGAATGACAGTACATTGCAATGGATTGAACAAGCAGAACAATTGGGTACTGGTCATGCAGTGGCGCAAGTCGTACCACATATCAGCGATGATGACAGCGTACTCATTCTTTATGGTGATGTGCCGCTAATCCAAACCAATACTTTGCAAGCGCTGCTGGATGCGCGCACTACAAATGGTATGGCGCTGCTGACCGTCAAACTAGATAACCCGACCGGTTATGGTCGCATCGTGCGCGATAACGGCCAAGTGGTTGGTATTGTCGAGCAGAAAGACGCCAACGCTGAACAACTGGCAATTAATGAAGTCAACAGCGGCATTATGGTGGTACCGGGCAAGCAGCTGAAAGCCTGGTTGGCAAAGCTAGACAACAACAATGCACAAGGCGAGTTTTACCTCACTGATATCGTCGCAATGGCGCACGCTGAAGGCGTTGCAATTGCGACTGCGCATCCGACTCATGCGATTGAAACGGAAGGCGCCAATAACCGCGTCCAACTGGCAACGCTGGAACGTGCCTACCAAGCACGTCGCGCTGAAGAACTCATGCTCAATGGCGCTAACCTGCGCGATCCAGCCCGCATCGATATTCGCGGTGATGTCACAATCGGTATGGATGTGATGATCGATGTGAATGTGATTTTTGAAGGCATCGTTGTGCTTGGCAATAACGTCACTATTGGCGCGGGGTCGATCCTTAAAGATTGTCAGATTGCCGATAACGCCGAAATCAAACCTTACAGTATTATTGAAGGCGCCAAACTTGGCAATGCCGCTAGTGCGGGTCCATTTGCGCGTCTTCGCCCTGGTGCTGAACTGAAAACTGATGCCCATGTCGGTAACTTCGTCGAGATGAAGAAAGCGGTGTTGGGTGAAGGCTCTAAAGCCGGCCACTTAACCTATTTAGGTGATGCGCAGATCGGCAGCGGCGTTAATATCGGCGCCGGTACCATCACCTGCAACTACGATGGTGCCAATAAACACCTGACCGTGATTGAAGATGGCGTGTTTGTCGGCAGTGATACCCAGTTGGTTGCGCCGGTGACAGTGGGTAAAAATGCCACGCTGGGTGCAGGGTCAACCATTACTTGTGATGTGGGTGAAGATGAATTGGTGATTACTCGAGTGAAACAACGTCACATTGTGGGTTGGCCGCGACCAGTAAAAAAGAAAACTAGTTAA
- a CDS encoding F0F1 ATP synthase subunit epsilon, whose translation MAAMTVQLDIVSAENRIYSGLVASLQVTGSEGELGVMPGHTPLLTNIKPGMARIVKQDGQEEVFYLSGGILEVQPSSVSVLADVVMRADEIDEQAAVEAKRRAEAEMANAGADFNYAAAAMELAKAIAQLRVVETIKKNIAR comes from the coding sequence ATGGCAGCCATGACAGTACAACTTGATATCGTCAGCGCAGAAAACCGTATCTATTCTGGTCTAGTGGCCAGCTTACAGGTAACCGGTTCTGAAGGTGAATTGGGCGTAATGCCTGGTCACACCCCGCTATTGACCAATATCAAACCTGGCATGGCGCGCATCGTCAAGCAAGACGGCCAAGAAGAAGTGTTCTATCTTTCAGGTGGTATTCTGGAAGTACAACCTTCTTCTGTATCTGTATTGGCTGACGTTGTAATGCGTGCCGATGAGATCGACGAGCAAGCCGCCGTTGAAGCTAAGCGTCGTGCAGAAGCCGAAATGGCTAATGCTGGTGCAGACTTCAACTATGCTGCAGCCGCAATGGAGCTAGCAAAAGCTATTGCTCAACTGCGTGTTGTCGAAACTATCAAGAAGAACATTGCCAGATAA